GTCGCTCAGGTTGTTAGTTGTTCTAAAATCGAATTCATTAACAGGGTTTCTGTTCGTAATGGCATCAATTAAAGGATGACCAACAAAGTTGACCTTGAAATCATATGTTTTGTAAAAATCTTTTACGAAAGGCAGAATGACAAACATGTCGTCAATGTCACGTTTTATAGCCTGAACTCTACTGGCTCTAGAGGCCCATACTTGCGGTGAAATGTAATAATTGGTTCTAAATCCGTTTGCTTTAGCCCATTTGGCAATTCGTAAGTTAAAACCCGAATTATCAATAAAAACGACCACATCTGGATTAAACTTTTCAATGTCGGTTTTACAAAATGAAATCAACTTGAAAATTTTATTGAGGTTCAGAACGACTTCAGAAAAACCCATAAAAGCACGTTCCTTATAATGTTTTACAAGGGTTCCTCCAGCTTCTTGCATTAAATCGCCACCCCAACATCTAATAGCGGCTTGCTTGTCAATGCTAAGCAAAGCTTTTATTAAATTGGCCCCATGTAAGTCGCCCGATGCTTCTCCAGCTATGATATAATATTTCATAAGGTCATATTATTGAATAAGTTATTAAAAAGGAGCGTTTACCCGTTAAAACAACTTGAAAACAAAGGTGAATACAGCGATAAAAACAGTTATTAATAAAACGCCTCTTGCTCTATAATCTTGTTTTTTTCTTATAAAAACAAAAAATGCAATGAGGTTTAAAATCGCTCCTAAACTGATCAATTTCCCAAGAAACCCTTCGTTAGCTGCTGCTTTAATTACCGTTAAAAAATCGTCTCCCTGTCCTAACAAAGTCGCTGTTAAATAAAGTCCGATACCATTGGCAATTAAGCCAACAAGCATTCCAATAAAAACATCTTTTTTAATCATTTAAATTCCAAGTATTTAAGTCTTTAATAAAGTGATGGGCGGTAAGGTCAAATTGTGTGGGAACTACCGAGACGTATCCGTTTTCTAGGGCCCATTCATCGGTGTCTTCTCCGCCATCTAAATTAACAAATTTACCAGTTAGCCAGTAATAATCTTTTCCTTGAGGTGTTTTGCGTTTGTCGAATTCTTCCACCCAATTGGCCTTAGCTTGTCTGCAAACCTTTATGCCTTTTATATCGGCTTTTGGTAAATTAGGTAAGTTAACATTAAGAACGATGCCTTGAGGGATGCCGTTTTTTAAAACGTTTTCAGTTATGGTTTTTACAAAGTTGTCACAGCCTTCGAAATTTGCATTCCAACTGTAGTCTAAAAGCGAAAAACCTATGGCGGGAATGCCTTCTAAACCTGCTTCAATAGCCGCACTCATCGTTCCTGAATAAATGACGTTTATTGAGGAGTTCGAACCGTGATTTATACCCGAAACGCAAAGATCTGGTTGACGATCTAAAATTTCTCTAATAGCAATTTTCACACAATCGGCAGGAGTTCCAGAACAGCTAAATTCCTTTTGAGGACCATCATCTATAAAAACTTCTTCGGCGTAAAGGGTGGAGTTAAGTGTGATGGCATGCCCCATGCCACTTTGCGCCCTATCGGGAGCTACCACAACAACCTCTCCAATCTTATTCATTATCCCAATTAAACGCCTTATGCCTGGCGCACTAATACCATCATCGTTGGTCACTAAAATAAGCGGTCTTTTTGTCATTTTTATCTTTTAAATAGCAGGGCTAAAATACGTAATTTCGAGTGTTTGGCCCTAATTTCTTTGGTTTAACAAAAAATTAGTTACAATTCTAAAGGACGGCATAGTTTTTTCTTTATTTTAGTGACAAAATAAGCTTTGCTTTAAATTGCAACCAAATATTTTAATGATGAAGAAAATTATGAAAAGGAATTATAAAGTGTTTTCGCTATTGCTTTTACTGGCGTTTGCGTCTTGTAGTTTTACCACTAAAAAATTTAGCAACCCTGATAAAGATAAATTACTTATTCAAATAATAACCTTTGTATTAGAACAAGGGCATGTAGACCCGATAGAACTAGATGATACATTTTCTGAAAAGTTATTCAACCATTATATTCAAGCTGTAGATCCCGTTAAGCGTTATTTTTATGCTTCTGATATTGAGTATTTTGAGAAGTACAAGTTTTTATTAGACGAACAAATAAAAAATAAAGAAATTACCTTTTTCGATGTGGTTCATGAACGTTTATTAGAGCGTATTGCAGAAGGTGAAGAAATGTATAAGGATGTGCTTTCTAAACCTTTTGATTACCGAATAGATGAATCTTATGAAACAGATTATGAGAAAACATCCTTTGTAAGATACAAGCAGCAAATGCGTGAGCGTTGGAGGAAATTATTGAAGTTTTCTACCATTTCTAATTATGATGATTTGCTTAAGCAGGAAAGATTGGCTAAGGAGAAAGATCCGAATTACGTCATGAAATCGGAAGAAGAAATTGAAAAAGAAGCTAGAGAATCTACTCTAAGATCCATTGATATTCATTATCATGATAATATTGACGATTTAAAACGTGAAGATTATTTCGCAGTATACGTGAATTCTATTGTTGAAGAGTACGATCCGCACACGTATTACCTTGCTCCTAAAAGTAAAGAGGATTTCGATCAGCGTATGTCAGGAAAATTGGAAGGTATTGGTGCTAGACTGCAAAAACGCATGGATTATATTAAAATTGTTGAACTCATATCAGGAGGTCCGGCTTGGCGAAGTAAAAAACTGGATGTTGAAGATGTGATTTTAAAAGTACGTCAAGAGTATGAAGAACATCCTGTAAGTATTGTAGGGATGCGCATTGGTGATGCTATAAAATATATTAAAGGTCCAAAGGGGACTAAAGTTATTCTAACCATTAAAAAAGTTGATGGCACCATAAAAGATGTTGAAATTGTTAGAGACGTAGTCGAGTTGGTTGAAACTTATGCGAAATCATCTATAGTAGAGAAAGATGGTAAAAAGTTTGGAATCATTAATTTACCTGCTTTTTATGTAGATTTTAAAGACTATAAAAACGTGAACGCCGCTAAAGATGTTAAAGAAGAAATAGAACACTTAAAAGCAGATGGCATGGAAGGCCTTGTTTTAGATCTTCGTAATAACGGTGGAGGGTCTTTACCAACAGTGGTTGAAATGGCTGGTTTGTTTATAAAAGAAGGTCCAGTGGTTCAGGTGCGCTCTTCGGGAGAATCTAAGGAAATTTTAAAAGATAAAGATAAGTCCATCTCTTGGGACGGTCCTTTAGTAATCTTAGTTAATGAAATCTCGGCATCAGCATCAGAAATTATGTCGGCTGCCATGCAAGATTATAAGCGTGCTATTGTTATAGGAGGAAAACAAACCTATGGAAAAGGTACGGTTCAAAATGTTATTAATTTAAATAACATGCTTAGAAACAACACCAGTGGCGACTTAGGTGCTTTGGCAGTAACGACACAAAAATATTATAGAGTTACAGGAGGCTCCGTGCAATTGGAAGGGGTTAAAAGCGATGTGGAAGTGCCAGGACGTTTTAGTTATATTGATGTAGGTGAAAAGGATAAAGAAAACCCTTTGCCTTGGGATGAAATTGATGCAGCTCCTTTTACACCATGGAAAAGTTATTATGATTTTGATGAAACCATAAAAAGAAGTAAAAAGCGCATGAGTAGAAATCAACAACTAAAACTTATCGCTGAAAACGCAAAATGGGTGAAAACCAAAATCGATGAAAGTGTATACTCCTTAAATTATGAAACCTATAACGCCGATAATGAACGTAATGAGGCTGAAGCTGCAAGGTTTGATGCCATATCAGATTACCAAACGAATTTAACCTTTAATTCGACTTCTTATGAGAGGTCGCTGTTTACTCAAGATACCACCGATTTAAAAGAGAAAAGAGAGCGTTGGCATGAGTATTTAAGTCAGGATGTATATGTTGAGGAAGCACTTCATGTCTTAGAAGATTTACAATTAACCTCTACAACAAAAAAAGTAGCAGCTACTAATAGAGCATCAGAAAAAAAGTAGTTGGGCTAAATGAATCATAAATCAAAATCACTAAAACAATTAGCGCTCCAAAAGTTTAAAAAGAACTTTTGGGGCGTGTTTAGTTTATGTTTTATTGGTTTGGTTGGGTTAATTTCTGTTTTTGCTTACGTATTAGCACCCGATAACACGCAGCATGCCAATCAAATGCATTTGGCTATTCACTCTAAAAGGCCAGGTTTTAAAGTCACTATGCTTACTATATCCTCTCAATTACATGTGGAGCAAAGTGGTTTAGATAAGATTTTCTTTGGACGAAAAAATACAGATGCCGAAATTCCAATTTCAAAATATAGGGTCGAAGACGACCGTTTGGTGTATGCCGAATATGCTCCCGACGGACTTGAAGGTGCAGAAAAATCAATAGAACTAAATCATTTTACAGATAACTCTGGAGGAGCGTTTATCAACCAAAAAACTTTCTTTTTTGGCACAGATAAATATGGTCGCGACTTATTAAGTAGGGTTTTAGTTGGAGCGCGAATTTCTTTTTTTATTGGTTTTGTAGCGGTTTTTATTGCTTTAGTAATTGGTCTTTTTATGGGGAGTCTGGCAGGATATTTTGGTGGAAAAGTGGATGCGCTTATTATGTGGGTGATAAATGTAACTTGGTCCATTCCTACTTTATTATTGGTAATTGCTATTACCTTGGCATTAGGTAAAGGTTTTTGGCAGGTTTTTATTGCCGTAGGTTTAACCATGTGGGTTGAAGTAGCAAGAGTGGTTAGGGGGCAAATTATTAGTGTGAAGGAAATGCAATACGTTACTGCCGCAAGAGCTTTAGGATATAACGATTTTAGAATTATTACCAAGCATATATTACCAAATATTATGGCTCCTGTTATTGTAATATCAGCAGCTAATTTCGCTTCAGCAATATTAATTGAAAGTGGTTTGAGCTTTTTAGGTATTGGAGCACAATCGCCTATGGCGAGTTGGGGAGCAATGATAAAAGATCATTATAATTATATTATTTTAGGAAAACCTTATTTGGCGATCATTCCTGGGTTGTGTATTATGAGTTTGGTGATGGCTTTTATGTTAATTGGAAATGCTTTGCGTGATGCTTTAGATGTAAAGGGGTAGAAGATAAGTCAGAAAGAAGGCAACTGAAAAAAACGCGTGTTTTTAATTATCAAGCTCCATATTATTGTTTAGACTATCTATATATGCTAACACATCTTCTTTCCCTGTTTCGTTACTCGATGACGTTATAAAATAGTTGGGCATGTCTTCCCAAGACTCTAGTAAGATTTTTTTATAGGCTTCAACATGGTTTTCAATGGCTTTTGGTTTTAATTTGTCGGCCTTAGTGAAAATGATGGAAAAAGGGACGCCGTTTTCTCCCATCCATTGCATGAATTCTAAATCGATAGGTTGTGGGGTATGGCGGATGTCAACCAAAATAAAAGCAGTAACAAGTTGTTCTCGTAAGCCGAAATATTGGGTTATAAATTTTTGAAATACCTTTTTGGAGCTTTTAGAAACCCGAGCATATCCATAGCCTGGTAAGTCAACAAGGTGCCAGTTTTTATTAATTAAAAAATGATTGATAAGTTGAGTTTTTCCTGGTCGACCCGAAGTTTTTGCAAGACTTTTTCGGCTCGTTAGCATATTAATGAGTGATGATTTACCCACATTACTTCGTCCTATAAAAGCATATTCTGGAAGTCTACTTTTAGGACATTTTGCAACATCAGAATTACTCATTACAAATTCGGCAGACTTAATTTTCAAAACGGAATATTTATTTTGTTAGCTAATGATATAAGGGGTGTCTTAAAACCCTCTTTTTTCTAACCAAGTACTCATAATTTGGTTAAATTCTTCTGGATGTTCCATCATAGCAGCATGTCCGCATTTATCAATCCAAAACAAATCAGAGTCGGGTAGTAAATCGTTAAATTCTTCCCCAACCTCTGGCGGAGTCACCTGATCATTTTTACCCCAAATAATACATGTTGGGGTATTCATTTTGGGTAAATCTTTAGACATATTATGCCTAATGGCACTCTTAGCAATAGCGAGTGTTTTTATAAGTTTGTTACGATCGTTAACCGTTTCGTATACTTCATCAACAATTTCTTTAGTCGCTATGGCAGGGTCGTAAAATACATCTTGAGCTTTCTTTTTGATGACTTCGTAATCACTTCTTTTCGTGTAGCCACTGCCCATGGCGCTTTCATATAATCCAGAACTCCCTGTTATAATTAGGGCTTTAACGCTTTCTGGATACATTTTTGTATGGTATAAGCCAATGTGGCCACCAAGTGAGTTGCCTAAAAGAATAGCGCTATCATATCCTTTAAAAAGAATAAACTCATGCAAGTAATTTGCAAAGTTTTTTACGTTTGTTTTTAGTAAGGATAAGGAGTATAGTGGCAGTTCTGGTATAAGAACTTTATAGCCTTTATTGCTAAAAAAATCAATTACTGCCTCGAAATTACTTAACCCGCCCATAAGTCCGTGTAGTAGGATTATAGGAGTGCCTTCTCCGGCTTCAATGTAACTGAATTTACCTTCTTTTTTTAAATGATTCGTCATTAATCTTATAGTCTATCATTAAAAACAAATATAGGTATTTCATTCATATTTCCACCAAAATAATTAGTGTCAAGAATATCAAATGTCTAAGAAATTGAATTAAAAAGGGTTAAGTCCGTTTCAAGATGTTAACAATATGTGAAAATAAACATATTAATTATTGTAATGCGATAATAATAGGGGGCGTGAGGTTTTTGTTTCGTTTTTTGTGGGTTTTAATGGTGAGTTAGTCGATAATTTATTAACAATGTGGTATAATGTGGTAAATTGTGGTATATTTTTCAATATATTTGACACTTAAACGTTTAGATTTTTATTGAACTGCTTTGGACTTAATTACAGGGACATACGATTGTAAAGTTGATGCAAAAGGGCGATTGATGATGCCTGCTTCCATCAAAAAACAGCTGTCTGGTGTTTTGGAAGAAGGATTTGTATTACGTCGATCGGTGTTTCAGCAGTGTTTAGAGCTGTATCCTATGGCTGAATGGCAAGCGCTCATGCGAAAAATGAACAAGCTAAATAAGTTTAAGAAAAAGAACAACGATTTTATAAGAAGGTTTACTGCGGGTGCTAAAATGGTTGAGGTTGATGTGAACGGTCGTTTGTTGGTGCCAAAAGATTTAATTGTGTTTGCAAATATTTCAAAAAATATCGTTGTGGCATCTGCCATCAATATTATTGAAATATGGGATAAGGATTTATATGAAAAGGCTATTGATGATGCAGCGATTGATTTTGCAGATTTAGCCGAAGAAGTAATGGGACAAGACGAGGAAGACTATGGAATATCATAATCCAGTACTATTAAAAGAGTCGGTTGATGGTTTAAATATTAAGCCTGACGGCGTGTATGTTGATGTGACTTTTGGTGGTGGTGGTCACAGTAAAGAGATTTTATCTAGGTTAAATGATCAAGGTAAGCTATTTGCTTTCGATCAAGATGCCGATGCACTAGAAAATGCGCTCGATGATGCGCGGTTTACTTTAATTCATGAAAACTTTAGATATATAAAACGCTTTTTAAGGTTTCATGGTGTGAAAAAAGTGGATGGTATTCTTGCTGATTTTGGAGTGTCTTCGCATCAATTTGATGTGGCTAAACGCGGATTTTCAACACGTTTTGAGGCTGATTTAGATATGCGAATGAATCAAAGTAGTGCGCTTTCGGCTTTTAATGTAGTTAACGAATATGATGAAGAGCAGCTTAAAAATGTGTTTTACCAATATGGTGAGTTGCGCGCTGCGCCAGCAATGACTCGGTTAATTGTTGAGTATCGCGAAACCGTTGAGCCAATTGTAACCAGCGAACAATTAAAAAAAGTTCTTAAAAAGTTTTTGCCACCTCGACATGCTAATAAGGTGTTGGCTCAAATATATCAGGCCATACGTATTGAGGTGAATCAGGAGATTGAAGTGTTAAAGGAATTTTTGATGCAAACACCAGAATTATTGAATGAACAAGGTAGGTTGAGCTTTATTTCTTATCACTCACTTGAGGATCGTCTTGTGAAAAGGTTTATTAGAAATGGGATGTTTGAAGGGGAGCCTGAACGTGATATTTTTGGGAATTTTGAGGTGCCTTTAAAAAAGGTGAATGGATTGATTGTGCCCTCAAAGGCTGAAATTAAAGAAAATAATAGAGCAAGGAGTGCCAAGTTAAGATTGGCAGAAAAAAGATAATGAAGCAAAGCATCTATCACGTATTGCGAGGTACTTTTTTGGTGAGTGACGATTCGTTTAAAAATTGGCGCGTCATTCTCTTTATTTCGGGTTTGGCCTTAATTATGATTGCCAGTTCTCATAACGCAGATAAAAAAGTATATGAGATTGCGCATTTGAAAAATGAAGTAAAAGAAATAAGATCGCAGTTTGTAGATGGGCGATCAAGATTAATGAGGCTTAAAATGGAGTCGCACGTTGTAAGTGTTATGAATAAAAAAGGCTTATCGAGTTCTGAGACGCCTCCAAAAAAAATAAAAGTAACCGCAAGTAAAAAAGATTGATTTAAACAAATGGCAGTAAACGATAAAAACATATTAAATCGTTTGTATTTTATAGCAGGATGTATGTTCATTTTTGCTGTTGCTGTCGTGTTTAAACTATTAACGATTCAGTTTGTTCAAGGTGAAAAATATAAAGCCTTAGCAACAAAACGTGTGGTTAAAAATGTTGTGATTCCTGCTAATCGAGGTAATGTGTATTCCGTGAATGGAAATTTATTAGCGACCTCAATTCCTAAGTATGATATTCGTTTTGATGCCTTAACACCTTCGGTTAGAGTTTTTGAGAAAAATATTAAAGCGCTTTCCGATTCGCTTGCGAAATACAAAGGAAATCGGTCTTCTTCTCAAATTGAAGCACGATTAAGACGTGCACGAGCTAATAAAAATAGATATTATTTGTTAGCAAGAAATGTAGGTTATTCAGATTATATACGTTTAAGAAAATTTCCACTTTTAGAGCTTGGGGCTTTTAAAGGTGGGTTAATTGTGGAACAAACTACCAAGCGCGAACATCCCATGGGAGGCATCGCCGAGCGCACTATTGGTTATGAGCGTATCGATGAAAAAGGTAATGTAACGCGACCAGGGATTGATGGGGCTTTTGGTATTCGTTATTTAAGAGGTGTCGATGGTCAGCGTAAAAAACAACGCATCGGTAAAGGACAGTGGAAGCCCTTAACAGATGCTAATGAAATTGAACCTAAGGATGGTTATGATGTGTATACCACTATCGATGTAAATATTCAGGATATAGCACATCACGCCTTGCTGGAGCAACTAGAAAAGTATAAAGCCGATCACGGTTGTGTGGTTGTTATGGAAACCGAAACGGGTGAAATTCGTGCCATCTCTAATTTAGGTAGAAATAAAAATGGTAAGTATTATGAGCGTTTAAATTATGCGGTAGGTGAGAGTCATGAGTCGGGATCAACCTTTAAATTAATGGCTTTAGCGGCGGCCTTTGAAGATAAAGTTGCCGATACAAGTGATGTAGTAGATACAGAAAAGGGGATTCTTACTTTTTACGGAAAAAAAGTACGCGATTCTAAGTATGGTGGATATGGAAAAATAACCGTTTCAAAAGCATTCGAAGTGTCTTCCAATACGGGTATTGTAAAAGTTATTGATAAAGGGTATAGTAATAATCCAGAGAAATTTGTAGACAGACTTTATGAAATGAATCTCAATAAAAACTTGGATTTACCAATTATAGGTGAGCCAGAACCTGTTATCCCAGATCCAAGGGTAAAAAATAACCGATGGAGTGGTATTGCACTGCAGTGGATGGCTTATGGTTATGGTGTGTCTTTTACGCCTTTGCAAACCCTTACTTTCTATAATGCTGTGGCTAATAACGGGGTTATGGTTAAGCCTCGATTTTTAAAAGAAGTTAAATCTTTTGATAAGGTTATCGAGACCTTTGATAGTGAGGTGATTAATGAAAAAATATGTTCTAAAGAAACTATAGGGAAATTACAAGCCTTATTGAAAAACGTTGTAGATAAAGATCATGGTACTGGACATAGGCTGTATTCTGAATATTTTTCAATGGCTGGAAAAACAGGGACTTGTCAGAAAAATTATTCCGATAAGTCTAAGCTTGCTTATATCTCATCTTTTGCTGGATATTTCCCTGCTGAAAACCCAAAATACTCTTGTATTGTTGTGGTTCACGAGCCGGATAAGAGTGTGGGGTATTATGGTGCCGATGTTTCTGGACCAGTCTTTAAAAAAGTGGCACAAAAAATCTTTACGGCAACTCCAATTACCGACGAAATTGAGTCTTTAGGTATAGAGTCTGTAGCTGTTGAAAAAGACTATGAGCATTTTTATGAAACGGCTCAAACCTATAAAACCATTATGCCTAATGTTGTAGGTATGCCTGCTATGGATGCGGTTGCATTACTTGAAAATATGCAAGTTGATGTTCGGGTAGAGCTAAATGGAGATGGCGTGATAAACGGGCAGTCCATATTAAAAGATACCAAGTTAAAAAATAACCAAACCATAGTTTTAAAAGCATCATGATCGCATTAAAAGACATATTATACAAGGTTGCAATAAACTCTGTTACGGGTGGAACCAATACAGAGGTTAATGCTGTGGCCTTTGATTCGCGTCATATTGGAGCTAACGACTTATTTGTGGCTATAGATGGTGTTGTTGTTGATGGGCATAAGTTTATTGATGTAGCTATTAAAAATGGCGCTAAAAGTGTTGTTTGCGAAGTGCTGCCAGAGCATTTAGAGGAAGGTGTTGCTTATGTTGAGGTCGATAATTCGCATAAAGCCTTAGCCATCATAGCTGCAAATTATTACGGGAATCCTTCAGAAAATTTAAGATTGGTTGGTGTTACTGGAACCAATGGAAAAACGACCATTGCGAGTTTGTTGTATCAGTTGTTTAAAAAGGCTGGTTATAAAGTAGGGTTGTTGTCTACCGTGAAAATTATGGTAGACGCTAAAGAATATAAAGCAACTCATACGACTCCTGATTCACTTACAATTAATGCTTATTTGAAAGAAATGAATGAGGCCGGTGTTGAGTTTTGTTTCATGGAAGTAAGTTCTCATGGCATTCATCAGTGTCGTACGGAAGGATTGAATTTTGAAGGCGGAATTTTTACAAACATCACGCACGATCATTTAGACTATCATAAAACGTTTGCTGAATATAGAGATGTGAAAAAACGTTTTTTCGACGGACTCTCAAAAAAAGCCTTTGCCGTTGTTAATGTAGATGATAAAAATGGTTTGTTCATGCTGCAAAACACAAAAGCGCGAAAATTTACTTACGCTTTAAAACAGTATGCAGATTATAAATGTCAAATCCTAGAAAATCAATTTAGCGGATTGCTTTTAAAGGTGAACGACAGTGAAGTGTGGACCCGCTTAATTGGAAAGTTTAATGCTTATAATGTGTTGGCTATTTATGCTACAGCAGAATTGTTAGGTCTTGAAAAGGTTGAGGTGCTGAGGTTGATAAGTGATTTAGAGAGTGTAAGCGGGCGTTTTCAATATATAGTTTCTGATAAAAAAATAACGGCGATCGTCGATTATGCACATACGCCCGATGCCTTGAAAAATGTGTTAGAAACCATCAATGGCATTCGTACAAAAAATGAAGAGCTTTTTACTGTTGTGGGTTGTGGTGGTGATAGAGATCGTACAAAACGCCCTGAAATGGGGAACATCGCTTCGGTTTTAAGTGATAAAGTCATTTTTACTAGTGATAATCCTAGAACAGAAAACCCTGAAGATATTTTAAGGGAAATAGAAAATGGTGTAGAACCTCAAAATTTTAAAAAAACGCTAACCATTCAGGATAGAAGACAGGCTATAAAAACCGCTTGTCAAATGGCGGGCCCTAATGATATCATTTTAATAGCGGGTAAAGGTCATGAGACTTATCAAGAAATAAATGGAGTGCGTTCTCATTTTGACGATTTAGAAACCGTTCGAGAATTATTAAATCAGTTGGAAAAGTAAAAGGGGTAAGTAAACTAAAGTAACCAAAAAATAGAAAAAAGATGTTGTACTACTTGTTTGAGTATCTAGAAAAGCAGTTTCAGTTACCAGGGGCTTCGCTTTTTGGTTTTATAACTTTTAGAGCTGCCTTGGCTGTGATTTTATCTCTTTTAATTTCAACGATTTATGGTAAGCGTATCATTAATATGTTAATGAGGCAACAAGTAGGTGAAACAATTCGTGACTTAGGTTTAGAAGGACAACAAGAAAAGGCTGGGACACCAACCATGGGTGGTATTATTATCATTCTGGCTACGCTAATTCCGGTGCTTTTACTTTGTAAACTAAGTAATATTTACATCATTCTTTTGATTGTTACAACTGTTTGGATGGGGGTTATCGGGTTTTTAGATGATTATATTAAGAAGTTTAAAAATGATAAAGAAGGTCTTAAAGGAAAGTTTAAGGTGTTAGGGCAAGTTGGCTTAGGACTTATTGTAGGGGCGACCTTGTATTTTCATAAAGATGTAACCATGAAGGAGCAAGTGCTACCTGAGGTTCGTCAAGAGTTATTGACTCAAAATCCAAATATTGCAGCTTCAAAATTATTTAAGCCA
This genomic interval from Tamlana carrageenivorans contains the following:
- the lpxB gene encoding lipid-A-disaccharide synthase; translated protein: MKYYIIAGEASGDLHGANLIKALLSIDKQAAIRCWGGDLMQEAGGTLVKHYKERAFMGFSEVVLNLNKIFKLISFCKTDIEKFNPDVVVFIDNSGFNLRIAKWAKANGFRTNYYISPQVWASRASRVQAIKRDIDDMFVILPFVKDFYKTYDFKVNFVGHPLIDAITNRNPVNEFDFRTTNNLSDKPIIALLPGSRKQEITKMLSVMLSVVTSYPDYQFVIAGAPSQEYEFYKGFIQSDNVKFIANKTYDLLSISYAALVTSGTATLETALFKVPQVVCYKGSAISYHIAKRIITLKFISLVNLIMDREVVTELIQNDFNKEKLRIELDKILDHTVREKLFLDYYELERALGGKGASLKTAQLIYNGIKV
- the surE gene encoding 5'/3'-nucleotidase SurE encodes the protein MTKRPLILVTNDDGISAPGIRRLIGIMNKIGEVVVVAPDRAQSGMGHAITLNSTLYAEEVFIDDGPQKEFSCSGTPADCVKIAIREILDRQPDLCVSGINHGSNSSINVIYSGTMSAAIEAGLEGIPAIGFSLLDYSWNANFEGCDNFVKTITENVLKNGIPQGIVLNVNLPNLPKADIKGIKVCRQAKANWVEEFDKRKTPQGKDYYWLTGKFVNLDGGEDTDEWALENGYVSVVPTQFDLTAHHFIKDLNTWNLND
- a CDS encoding carboxy terminal-processing peptidase, translated to MKRNYKVFSLLLLLAFASCSFTTKKFSNPDKDKLLIQIITFVLEQGHVDPIELDDTFSEKLFNHYIQAVDPVKRYFYASDIEYFEKYKFLLDEQIKNKEITFFDVVHERLLERIAEGEEMYKDVLSKPFDYRIDESYETDYEKTSFVRYKQQMRERWRKLLKFSTISNYDDLLKQERLAKEKDPNYVMKSEEEIEKEARESTLRSIDIHYHDNIDDLKREDYFAVYVNSIVEEYDPHTYYLAPKSKEDFDQRMSGKLEGIGARLQKRMDYIKIVELISGGPAWRSKKLDVEDVILKVRQEYEEHPVSIVGMRIGDAIKYIKGPKGTKVILTIKKVDGTIKDVEIVRDVVELVETYAKSSIVEKDGKKFGIINLPAFYVDFKDYKNVNAAKDVKEEIEHLKADGMEGLVLDLRNNGGGSLPTVVEMAGLFIKEGPVVQVRSSGESKEILKDKDKSISWDGPLVILVNEISASASEIMSAAMQDYKRAIVIGGKQTYGKGTVQNVINLNNMLRNNTSGDLGALAVTTQKYYRVTGGSVQLEGVKSDVEVPGRFSYIDVGEKDKENPLPWDEIDAAPFTPWKSYYDFDETIKRSKKRMSRNQQLKLIAENAKWVKTKIDESVYSLNYETYNADNERNEAEAARFDAISDYQTNLTFNSTSYERSLFTQDTTDLKEKRERWHEYLSQDVYVEEALHVLEDLQLTSTTKKVAATNRASEKK
- a CDS encoding ABC transporter permease encodes the protein MNHKSKSLKQLALQKFKKNFWGVFSLCFIGLVGLISVFAYVLAPDNTQHANQMHLAIHSKRPGFKVTMLTISSQLHVEQSGLDKIFFGRKNTDAEIPISKYRVEDDRLVYAEYAPDGLEGAEKSIELNHFTDNSGGAFINQKTFFFGTDKYGRDLLSRVLVGARISFFIGFVAVFIALVIGLFMGSLAGYFGGKVDALIMWVINVTWSIPTLLLVIAITLALGKGFWQVFIAVGLTMWVEVARVVRGQIISVKEMQYVTAARALGYNDFRIITKHILPNIMAPVIVISAANFASAILIESGLSFLGIGAQSPMASWGAMIKDHYNYIILGKPYLAIIPGLCIMSLVMAFMLIGNALRDALDVKG
- the yihA gene encoding ribosome biogenesis GTP-binding protein YihA/YsxC yields the protein MKIKSAEFVMSNSDVAKCPKSRLPEYAFIGRSNVGKSSLINMLTSRKSLAKTSGRPGKTQLINHFLINKNWHLVDLPGYGYARVSKSSKKVFQKFITQYFGLREQLVTAFILVDIRHTPQPIDLEFMQWMGENGVPFSIIFTKADKLKPKAIENHVEAYKKILLESWEDMPNYFITSSSNETGKEDVLAYIDSLNNNMELDN
- a CDS encoding alpha/beta fold hydrolase, which encodes MTNHLKKEGKFSYIEAGEGTPIILLHGLMGGLSNFEAVIDFFSNKGYKVLIPELPLYSLSLLKTNVKNFANYLHEFILFKGYDSAILLGNSLGGHIGLYHTKMYPESVKALIITGSSGLYESAMGSGYTKRSDYEVIKKKAQDVFYDPAIATKEIVDEVYETVNDRNKLIKTLAIAKSAIRHNMSKDLPKMNTPTCIIWGKNDQVTPPEVGEEFNDLLPDSDLFWIDKCGHAAMMEHPEEFNQIMSTWLEKRGF
- the mraZ gene encoding division/cell wall cluster transcriptional repressor MraZ — translated: MDLITGTYDCKVDAKGRLMMPASIKKQLSGVLEEGFVLRRSVFQQCLELYPMAEWQALMRKMNKLNKFKKKNNDFIRRFTAGAKMVEVDVNGRLLVPKDLIVFANISKNIVVASAINIIEIWDKDLYEKAIDDAAIDFADLAEEVMGQDEEDYGIS
- the rsmH gene encoding 16S rRNA (cytosine(1402)-N(4))-methyltransferase RsmH, with product MEYHNPVLLKESVDGLNIKPDGVYVDVTFGGGGHSKEILSRLNDQGKLFAFDQDADALENALDDARFTLIHENFRYIKRFLRFHGVKKVDGILADFGVSSHQFDVAKRGFSTRFEADLDMRMNQSSALSAFNVVNEYDEEQLKNVFYQYGELRAAPAMTRLIVEYRETVEPIVTSEQLKKVLKKFLPPRHANKVLAQIYQAIRIEVNQEIEVLKEFLMQTPELLNEQGRLSFISYHSLEDRLVKRFIRNGMFEGEPERDIFGNFEVPLKKVNGLIVPSKAEIKENNRARSAKLRLAEKR
- a CDS encoding FtsL-like putative cell division protein, with the translated sequence MKQSIYHVLRGTFLVSDDSFKNWRVILFISGLALIMIASSHNADKKVYEIAHLKNEVKEIRSQFVDGRSRLMRLKMESHVVSVMNKKGLSSSETPPKKIKVTASKKD